A window of Haliscomenobacter hydrossis DSM 1100 contains these coding sequences:
- a CDS encoding rhomboid family intramembrane serine protease: MIFPIGDDNVKGGHYPFVSYTLLAINIVVFLLQLSQGDQQGQFIMEYGAIPAEVTQGQRVYTLITSMFLHGSVGHIVGNMLFLWIFADNIEAVIGSTRFLIFYLAGGLVAHAAHIYFNMDSQIPTVGASGAIAGVLGAYMIMFPQSQVKVLFLIFPFRVPALLFLGFWIFSQFQYGVGSLQIETAETDGIAYWAHIGGFVFGAVRGFSLRNEYIRSLKRGFREEDLVD; this comes from the coding sequence ATGATTTTCCCAATTGGCGATGATAATGTTAAAGGAGGCCATTATCCTTTTGTAAGCTATACTTTATTGGCCATAAACATTGTGGTTTTTTTATTGCAGCTGAGTCAGGGTGACCAGCAAGGGCAATTCATCATGGAGTACGGTGCCATTCCGGCGGAAGTAACCCAGGGACAACGGGTGTATACGCTCATCACCAGCATGTTTTTACACGGGAGTGTTGGGCACATCGTAGGCAATATGTTGTTTCTCTGGATTTTTGCGGATAACATTGAAGCGGTAATTGGCAGCACCCGCTTCTTGATTTTTTATCTGGCGGGAGGGCTCGTTGCGCATGCCGCGCACATTTATTTCAATATGGACAGCCAAATCCCCACGGTTGGGGCCAGTGGTGCCATCGCTGGCGTGCTGGGCGCGTACATGATCATGTTCCCGCAGTCGCAGGTAAAAGTGCTCTTCCTCATCTTCCCTTTTCGGGTGCCTGCTTTGTTGTTTTTAGGTTTTTGGATTTTCTCGCAGTTTCAATACGGCGTAGGTAGCTTGCAAATTGAAACCGCCGAAACCGATGGGATCGCCTATTGGGCGCACATTGGCGGTTTTGTATTTGGGGCAGTACGAGGTTTTTCACTGCGGAACGAATACATTCGATCGTTGAAAAGGGGTTTTCGGGAAGAGGATTTGGTGGATTGA
- a CDS encoding glycoside hydrolase family 73 protein: MKTFKLDHLTVLQSKLRQTHHDVRRAVSRYWFQAALFSIVGYGISSRELSVDLHLNAASETVVAVQSLAPNPVNAAQTKDPVHPMNVSMLNFSTEGAAPVDRSPAASPPPVQESRPAGRGAATTRVNSLGELANTFQNVSFPDQDEVFEPASKRQSKRQKQLAYIQRFVDIAKTEQSKFGIPASITLAQGLLESDAGESPLSAKANNHFGIKCFSRTCGRGHCRNFTDDTHKDFFRVFPSAWESFRSHSELLQSARYRPLKKLGARNYADWAYGLSKAGYATDKKYAQKLIHLIEDLELYQHD, from the coding sequence ATGAAAACATTCAAACTCGATCACCTGACTGTACTTCAATCCAAACTGCGCCAAACCCACCATGATGTACGCCGGGCAGTAAGCCGGTATTGGTTTCAGGCTGCCTTGTTTTCAATTGTCGGATATGGCATCAGTTCGCGAGAATTGAGTGTGGATTTGCACCTGAATGCTGCCTCCGAAACGGTAGTGGCGGTTCAGAGCCTTGCGCCCAATCCCGTCAATGCTGCACAAACCAAAGATCCCGTACATCCGATGAACGTTTCTATGCTCAATTTTAGCACCGAGGGGGCGGCCCCAGTGGATCGCTCCCCGGCTGCTTCTCCTCCTCCTGTGCAAGAAAGCAGGCCAGCTGGCCGGGGAGCAGCCACTACCCGGGTCAATTCATTGGGGGAGTTGGCCAATACCTTTCAAAACGTCAGTTTTCCGGATCAAGACGAGGTGTTTGAACCTGCCAGCAAACGCCAATCCAAGCGTCAAAAACAACTGGCCTATATCCAGCGCTTTGTCGACATTGCCAAAACCGAACAAAGCAAATTCGGCATCCCCGCCAGCATTACCCTGGCGCAGGGACTCCTGGAAAGTGACGCCGGGGAAAGCCCACTGTCTGCTAAAGCCAACAACCATTTTGGCATCAAGTGTTTTTCCCGAACATGTGGCCGGGGACACTGCCGCAATTTTACCGATGACACCCACAAGGATTTTTTCCGGGTTTTTCCTTCTGCCTGGGAGAGTTTCCGATCGCACAGCGAACTGCTACAGTCTGCGCGGTACCGCCCCTTGAAGAAATTGGGCGCAAGAAATTATGCGGATTGGGCCTACGGCCTCTCCAAGGCGGGATATGCTACGGACAAAAAATATGCACAAAAACTCATTCATTTGATCGAAGATCTGGAATTGTACCAGCACGATTAG
- a CDS encoding OmpH family outer membrane protein, translating into MKKITLAFVALFAVLGTVSAQKYGHLNYGNLLNAMPAVKDADKQLEDFQKALVSKGEEMSKKLNEGYLAYLKAQQSQTVAPVKLQETQAQLEAEQTALKSYEESAREQIGAKREQLLKPILDKVNAAITAVAKEKGYTFVFDTSSFNAILFAQDSEDIFPLMKTKLGIQ; encoded by the coding sequence ATGAAAAAAATCACGTTGGCTTTTGTAGCATTGTTTGCCGTACTCGGCACTGTTTCAGCCCAGAAGTATGGTCACCTCAATTATGGCAATCTACTGAATGCCATGCCCGCTGTGAAAGACGCGGATAAACAGTTGGAAGATTTCCAAAAAGCCTTGGTTTCCAAAGGAGAAGAAATGAGCAAAAAACTCAACGAAGGGTATTTGGCTTATTTAAAAGCCCAACAATCTCAAACTGTTGCGCCGGTTAAACTCCAAGAAACACAAGCACAATTGGAAGCGGAGCAAACGGCCCTAAAAAGTTACGAAGAATCCGCTCGTGAGCAGATCGGGGCCAAAAGAGAACAATTGTTGAAACCCATTCTGGATAAAGTCAATGCGGCCATTACGGCTGTTGCCAAAGAAAAAGGGTACACCTTTGTTTTTGACACCAGTTCTTTCAACGCCATATTGTTTGCCCAAGACTCGGAGGATATTTTTCCTTTGATGAAAACCAAATTGGGAATTCAGTAG
- a CDS encoding SPASM domain-containing protein — protein sequence MLLVTPRKIWNAAKVLSSYYLTRLLQRPIQWGLPFTLSIEPTTACNLRCPECPSGLRAFTRPTGNLRPDFFRRTIDDLYRDLYFLIFYFQGEPYINPEFLNMVKYASKRGIYTITSTNGHFLSEENARQTVESGLDRLIISVDGSTQEVYEQYRKSGKLEIVLQGARNVVKWKKQLGSKTPHLIFQFLVVRPNEHQIPDIYRLAREIGIDEVKLKTAQIYDYAQGNPLIPSIDQYSRYRQTEDGSYRIKNRLLNHCWKLWHACVITWDGMVVPCCFDKDAKYRMGNLQEQSLREVWQQKPYQDFRKNILKGRDQIDICTNCTEGCKVWA from the coding sequence ATGCTTTTGGTCACACCACGCAAAATTTGGAATGCCGCAAAAGTACTGAGCTCATACTACCTCACTCGTTTGCTTCAGCGCCCCATCCAGTGGGGGCTTCCCTTTACTCTTTCCATAGAGCCCACCACGGCTTGCAACCTGCGTTGCCCGGAATGTCCCAGTGGATTGAGGGCTTTTACCCGTCCAACTGGCAATTTGCGGCCCGATTTTTTCCGCCGCACCATTGATGACCTCTACCGCGATTTGTACTTCCTGATCTTCTATTTTCAGGGAGAACCTTACATCAATCCCGAATTTTTGAACATGGTGAAATACGCGTCTAAGCGCGGTATTTACACCATCACCTCTACCAACGGCCATTTTTTGAGCGAAGAAAATGCGCGCCAAACCGTAGAATCTGGTCTCGACCGCCTGATCATATCGGTTGATGGCAGTACCCAGGAAGTGTACGAACAATACCGCAAGAGTGGAAAACTGGAAATCGTGCTACAAGGCGCACGCAATGTGGTCAAGTGGAAAAAACAGTTGGGTTCAAAAACGCCACACCTTATCTTTCAATTTTTGGTGGTACGCCCCAACGAACACCAAATTCCGGACATTTATCGCTTGGCCCGCGAAATCGGGATTGATGAGGTAAAGTTAAAAACGGCCCAAATCTACGATTACGCACAAGGCAACCCGCTGATTCCAAGCATCGATCAGTATTCCCGCTACCGCCAGACTGAAGATGGCAGCTACCGCATCAAAAACCGTTTGCTCAACCATTGCTGGAAACTCTGGCACGCTTGTGTGATCACCTGGGATGGCATGGTCGTGCCTTGTTGTTTTGACAAAGACGCAAAATACCGCATGGGCAACTTGCAAGAACAGTCCCTGCGCGAGGTCTGGCAGCAAAAACCCTATCAGGATTTTCGCAAAAACATCCTCAAAGGGCGCGACCAAATTGACATTTGTACCAATTGCACCGAAGGTTGTAAAGTTTGGGCATAA
- a CDS encoding tetratricopeptide repeat protein — translation MLFKIILSGHLEFGTDRTFELVMNMFQQRAETYYKNDILLKSIDIFIAEQNMLDVPRLIVPIATEKSWRNTVHLLDTISQYAIAGNIGAWKLDNGSLVEHAFLEPKGDKTAVQSYLRGRELLIQGQQTEARDALSAAIEKFARHALAYERRGYVNYKLGNINDAMYDFTKSIDIYPHSPEAYMGRAIVRLHQKNHAAAAADLDMAIKTSIPHQPIHWRARRMKGECHVELNEFAKAEFELKLVTNKTFTEGDSNAAWQPRAYYNYGRALFGSGKFKEAFQAADKARHLTQEPSADLLQFVHTAAEKAGVSKN, via the coding sequence ATGCTTTTCAAAATCATCCTGTCCGGTCATCTGGAGTTCGGAACCGACAGAACATTTGAGCTCGTCATGAATATGTTTCAGCAGCGTGCCGAAACGTATTACAAAAACGATATCCTGCTGAAATCCATTGATATTTTTATTGCTGAACAAAACATGCTGGATGTCCCCCGCCTGATCGTTCCCATTGCCACCGAAAAATCCTGGCGCAACACCGTACATTTATTGGATACCATCTCTCAATATGCCATTGCCGGAAACATTGGTGCCTGGAAACTGGACAATGGTTCCTTGGTTGAACATGCCTTCCTGGAGCCGAAAGGCGACAAGACCGCCGTTCAGTCTTATTTGCGTGGCCGCGAGCTCCTGATTCAGGGACAACAAACGGAGGCTCGGGATGCACTGAGTGCTGCCATCGAAAAGTTTGCCCGCCACGCTTTGGCTTACGAGCGCCGGGGATACGTCAACTATAAATTGGGCAACATCAACGATGCCATGTACGATTTTACCAAGAGCATCGATATTTACCCGCATAGCCCCGAAGCTTACATGGGCCGGGCAATAGTACGTTTGCATCAAAAAAACCATGCCGCAGCGGCTGCCGATCTGGATATGGCCATCAAAACTTCCATTCCGCACCAGCCCATCCACTGGCGGGCACGGCGGATGAAAGGGGAATGCCACGTTGAACTGAATGAGTTTGCCAAAGCAGAATTTGAACTGAAGTTGGTGACCAATAAAACCTTCACCGAAGGAGATTCCAATGCCGCCTGGCAGCCCCGGGCTTATTACAACTACGGTCGGGCTTTGTTCGGCAGTGGCAAATTCAAGGAGGCCTTTCAGGCTGCGGATAAAGCGCGGCACCTCACGCAGGAACCTTCGGCGGATTTGCTGCAATTTGTCCATACCGCAGCAGAAAAAGCCGGGGTGTCAAAAAATTAA